The following proteins are encoded in a genomic region of Candidatus Leptovillus gracilis:
- the sucC gene encoding ADP-forming succinate--CoA ligase subunit beta, translating into MNLHEYQAKRLFAEQGVPIPQGDVASTPAEARQIARELGGKVVVKAQVLTGGRGKAGGIKLANSADEAEAHAKQILGMDIKGFKVRRVLIDQQSPGIVQEIYLAVLIDRGRRLPMIMASAAGGMDIEEVAEKTPEKIITAHVDPVLGVRGYQTTYIASQIDLPRDLWRDFHKIVFSLYECFKNNDASLTEINPLVITGEGKLMALDGKMTIDDNALSRQSRLAEMRDVAEEPEAEREARLTGINFIKLDGNIGCMVNGAGLAMTTMDIIKLFGGEPANFLDIGGGAKADQVATGLRLILSDPSVEAVLINIFGGITRGDEVAKGILQALSQVETAVPMVVRLAGTNAKEGRAILADAAMETAETLSDAAQKAVAAAAKATHKTTQE; encoded by the coding sequence ATGAATCTACATGAATATCAGGCCAAACGTTTGTTCGCCGAACAGGGCGTGCCCATCCCTCAGGGAGACGTCGCCTCTACCCCGGCCGAAGCGCGGCAGATTGCCCGTGAATTGGGCGGCAAAGTGGTCGTTAAGGCCCAGGTGCTAACCGGCGGGCGAGGCAAGGCGGGCGGCATCAAATTAGCCAACAGCGCCGACGAAGCCGAAGCCCACGCCAAGCAAATCCTGGGCATGGACATCAAGGGTTTCAAGGTGCGCCGCGTACTCATTGACCAACAATCCCCCGGTATTGTGCAAGAAATTTACCTGGCGGTTTTGATTGATCGCGGCCGTCGCCTGCCCATGATTATGGCTTCCGCCGCCGGCGGCATGGACATCGAAGAAGTCGCTGAAAAAACGCCGGAAAAAATCATTACCGCTCATGTAGACCCTGTTTTGGGCGTGCGTGGCTACCAGACTACCTATATCGCCTCGCAGATTGATTTGCCCCGCGACCTGTGGCGCGATTTTCACAAAATTGTGTTCAGTCTGTACGAATGCTTCAAAAACAACGATGCCTCCCTGACCGAAATCAACCCGCTGGTTATCACCGGCGAGGGTAAATTGATGGCTCTGGATGGCAAAATGACCATTGACGACAACGCTCTCAGCCGCCAATCTCGGCTGGCGGAAATGCGCGATGTGGCCGAAGAGCCGGAAGCGGAGCGTGAAGCGCGGCTGACTGGCATCAACTTCATCAAATTGGATGGCAACATTGGCTGTATGGTCAACGGCGCCGGTCTGGCGATGACGACGATGGACATTATCAAACTGTTTGGCGGCGAGCCGGCTAATTTTCTGGACATCGGCGGTGGGGCCAAAGCGGATCAGGTGGCAACCGGTTTGCGCCTGATTTTGTCTGATCCGAGTGTGGAAGCGGTGTTGATTAATATCTTTGGCGGCATCACCCGCGGCGATGAGGTCGCCAAAGGGATTTTGCAGGCGTTGAGTCAGGTGGAAACGGCCGTGCCCATGGTCGTGCGCCTGGCCGGAACCAATGCCAAAGAAGGCCGCGCCATTCTGGCTGATGCGGCGATGGAAACGGCCGAAACCCTTTCCGACGCCGCCCAAAAAGCGGTCGCTGCCGCCGCCAAAGCCACCCACAAAACCACACAGGAGTAA
- the sucD gene encoding succinate--CoA ligase subunit alpha, with translation MSILVDKNTRLVVQGITGREGSFHTEQMLAFGTNVVAGVTPGKGGQWFEDQSQKVPIFDSVQGAVEATGANVSIIFVPARFAVDAIYEATDAGIPLVVCLTEYIPILDMIAVRSYLDSKHTRLIGPNCPGLITPGQAKVGIIPGSIVKPGHVGVVSKSGTLTYEVVYALTERGIGQSTCVGIGGDPIQGTDFIDVLQMFEEDPETEQVILIGEIGGNAEEKAAAYIAQHMSKRVTAFIAGRTAPPGRRMGHAGAIVEGKSGTAESKIQALNQAGVQVADNPDNIVDLVVQ, from the coding sequence ATGAGCATTCTTGTAGATAAAAACACACGTTTAGTCGTCCAGGGCATCACCGGGCGTGAGGGCAGCTTTCACACTGAACAGATGTTGGCTTTTGGAACCAATGTCGTCGCTGGGGTAACGCCCGGCAAGGGCGGGCAATGGTTTGAAGATCAGAGCCAGAAAGTGCCGATTTTTGATTCTGTCCAAGGGGCTGTTGAGGCTACCGGGGCCAATGTTTCCATTATTTTTGTCCCCGCCCGCTTTGCGGTAGACGCCATTTACGAAGCGACCGACGCCGGCATTCCCCTGGTTGTCTGCCTCACCGAGTATATACCTATTCTGGATATGATTGCGGTGCGCAGTTACCTGGACAGCAAGCATACGCGCCTAATCGGCCCCAACTGCCCCGGTCTGATCACCCCCGGACAGGCCAAAGTGGGCATTATTCCCGGCAGCATTGTTAAGCCGGGCCATGTTGGCGTGGTGTCCAAGAGTGGTACGTTGACGTATGAAGTGGTCTACGCCCTCACGGAGCGGGGTATCGGCCAATCTACCTGTGTAGGCATTGGCGGCGACCCTATCCAGGGCACGGACTTCATTGATGTGCTGCAAATGTTTGAAGAGGACCCGGAAACGGAGCAGGTGATTCTGATTGGCGAAATTGGCGGCAATGCGGAAGAAAAAGCGGCCGCCTACATCGCCCAACATATGAGCAAGCGCGTGACGGCCTTTATCGCCGGGCGTACAGCCCCGCCAGGACGGCGCATGGGCCATGCCGGGGCCATTGTCGAGGGCAAAAGCGGCACGGCCGAAAGCAAAATCCAGGCGTTAAACCAGGCTGGCGTCCAGGTGGCCGACAACCCGGATAATATAGTGGACCTGGTGGTGCAGTAG